CAAGAAAGGTTTAAGCAAGAACAAAAGGAAAGCTGATTTTCCCAATCAAGAAACAATGGAAGTTGAACCAAATGTACAGGAAAACGTGAGTCTTTCACACCATCTTTTTTCCTTTATGTAATGAAATAtgccaaaagaaaaaaaacatgatttttCTTCCTAATTTCAGATTCCACAACCAATTGTTGTTGATGCCTTTAAAGAAGCTGATGAGACAGATGTTCAGATGGAGAAGAAAGTGGAGGAGGAAGTTGCTCAAGGAGACAACAAGTCCAGTAGCTCTAGCAGCTCCAGCAGTGTAtctggatcctcttctagtggtaTTAATTAACTATTAACATATGAGAATTAATGGTTTTGTTTATTTTTGACTTAATATAAAGccatgaatacacttacatgaatacgtttacatagatacgcttatatagatacgcttacatgaatacacttacatgaatacgtttacatagatatgcttacatgaataaGCTTACATAAATACgattacaatacacgataacagaacagacataacaaggtgctatagcatgaaacaatttcaggatctaacgcggcttgcaatcattgcaggggtcgcgtgtggttcccaaaatctcttgacaggggagcgtttagcatgggatctagtcatcacattatgccttaaccctcaattaaggcaaaatagtacaaaaagtagtcacttattacaaatactacagtacttatacTGTATATACGACAACTACAAAAGGATATAAAActccagttaatatattatttatacctttactatgtgtcatattcacataatcgatgaggtagattagatttgaataataatagtcgtacagtcaggtcttggtagaagactactttcaaaacagtcgagtcttggtagaagactactttcaaaacagttaggtcttggtagaagattactttttatactattaggaaatatgggattttctagggttttcaaacgtttacaattacttacaaacattttcatacttatacaaactttctttcaaaacaatttcaagtctttcattacaagttttataaATCAAAGACACGTTagtacttatgaattcactagctttttggttgatactcgctttcaaaataacttgtattctcaggtcacaaatagacaagtatgacgaccaggttttgtgaagacggagcagtcaagactcgtcttttattttgattattcattatgttgtttattactatgaaagaacacactgtaattacaattatactattaatgcaatggatgatgttgtcgcttgtttactactttgcattgttgtgatactttaaaTGACGTCCTCCACTTCGGAACGTTTCCATCGTTctcgttttggggtgtgacatgtaatttattttatgtataatAGATTAGTTTCGATATCATCAAATATGAGGAGATTGTTGAGTAGAACTCTTAGATTTGATGATGTACATTTTTGCACTGCCACTGATGGTCTCAACGTATGTTACGTTGATGGCCTCAGTACGCTACTCGAAGACATCGAACAACGTAAAGAACTTCTTGAGCTACATGACAAATCCTTTATTCTTGATAAGTATCAACTAAAGATATAGTTACCCATGTTAACTGAGGACTCCTTGATCTTAGAGATTGTTTTGACAATTGTACCTAACTTGTATGTTAAGCTAatgttttgttatatatatatatatatatatatatatatatatatatatatatatatttgaaccaatgaaaacatgacaacacatcatttccacaatacattacttgtgaagaaagaaatggacacgtgtcatttgattattggttccggtagatgttgccatagttatttgttttccattgaactcattatatatatatatatatatatatatatatatatatatatatatatatatatatagggaaaagtgaatatacccttaagagtatataagcttaggtacccgaaCACACCATAATACGTCGTTTCGTTTGATAAATTCATTATAATATTCATAAACTTCAATCTTAagttgatttactttcaagatatTCGAAATTTCCGTATAATCtttctcttacatcacatctttttgccgaacacttattaggctatatatattgtagatgaaaatgaaaattatgtaagagaaagataaatgtgtaatttataaaaaatcatggaagtaaatcaagttagaagttaaattataagaacattagacaattagaatgtattatatgatacaaaacaacatattatggtgagtttgggtacctaaggttatatatatatatatatatatatatatatatatatatatatatatatatatatatatatatatatatatatatggttaaccTTTTGTGTGAAGGTAAGTCAATCCAAGAGTGTTTTCATAATTAGATTTTGTTACGTGATTATCTCTTGTACATACGAAATTAATTCTTGAAGCAGTAAAATTTTAGTTTCAAAGTATTGGATTGTTTTCTTCCTTTATAGCTTGATTGAATCATTACTTAGGACCAACAAAAGATTATCTCTCTACGCTAAAAAAGACGGGTCACGGAATCTTCCCAACATTATTGTTGTCTCTCCTCTCTAAcagcctttatggagctattttttTCAAAGAATGAAAGAAGTTTAAGTTTAAGgtaaaaagaaataataataaacaagcaaaatttaaaaaataaacaagAAAAGAAGACAAATGggtaaaatattcttttaatttacacttaataaattattttaaataaaaataaaattttatcctATACGGATTAGTCTACCTGATAGAGACTTTGTCTTTTAAATTGAAGGTCCTGATTTCTAATCTGGATATTGACAATTTTACTAATTAACTAATACTAACAATTTTACTAACCAAGTTAATCGACTATAAAAAAACTAACCAAGTTAACTATAAGAAACCACAAAAAAACATATTTGTAAACCGCGTTGAGCGTTTGTGTTATTTCAGTCTTAAAAGTTAAAACAATCCtccataataaatgaaaataattttggcacatgtcactctctcattaacttggacacatatcaatttttggtatttttgtttaAATGTGTTTTTTcatttgtcattttttttttgtcttttcttaattaacaatCATATTTACACTTCAATTAATAATtgtcttaattgaaaataaccaataaattataatattagtACGCATATAGTATTtgatatgtttccttttaaatttaaattttaaatctaaaatttcaagtttaaataaatttttgtttaaactttcatattttattttttgttttatcaaacttatatAGTATACGGGTTTTATATGAATAATACTctgattttttaaaaatttaatggTAGATGTATACGGAGAAAGTTGGGTGCTCGTTGATTCACAGATTGAATGTTCGGGGAGTATTTTGGGCAACACATCATTCAAAAGGGTCCAAATCGCCCATCTATTAAAGCTTCGATACTCAGAAATTGACACGCGCCACCATCGCGCGTGGTTAAATTCTTGTGACATTACGCACGATGGCGGTCAGCTTTCATAATCTCGCAAGATCATCCGTTCGTTTATCCAGTCCACGTCATCTTCACAAAACCTCGGCCCTACGATCCGCACCACTCCGACGGGCCACCCTCGACGCCTTCACTCCATTATCGGTGGCGATATCATCCTTCAGGACCTGTCTATGGTCGAAATCTAagccagagagagagagaacgagagagagtagagagagaaagaataagCGAAGAATCCAATGAGTTAATAAGGGTTCGATCTATTTGAAAAGGTACTTTCTCGGAACCCTAGTGTGTTACTATCACTCTATCAGACttaattatgttttgtttgtgTAAAATTATAGAAGCTGTGTGAATATTGGTTTTAATCTTAAAAATTGTATGAAAATCTAGTATTTTGTACATGTTTGTACAATCAAAGCAGATTGAGTCAGGGTTTTTGGATTTCATGTATGAATTCGGAGAAAATTTTCAGTAGAAAGTCCTTCAAAGGTTtgaacaacaagaagaagaagaattcaaCACCGGCTCACAGTTCAAACCTAGCTTCAGAAGACGCAAACCCTAGCCAGGTATTAGTTATGGGTTCTCGGGTTCCTCCTGGAAACGGGGGAAGTAAGTTTGGATTTCGAAGGCAGGAGAATCGAGTTACTATCCAGCTGACATCTAAATCGAAGCAAGAGATGAGAGAAATTAAGAGGAAGCTTGTTAGTGAGCTTGAACTGGTTAAGCGATTGGTGAAGAAGATTGAGGAGGTAGGGTCGAGGCCTTTGAATCAGTTAAGTATCTCTGTTTTGGAGAACACTCAGGGTACAACTACAAGTGAGAATGTAGAGAAGGAGAAAAGAACTCCAAAAGCAAACCAGTTCTACAGGAAATCAGATTTTCTTCTTGCTAGAGATAGAATCCCTGCAACTGAGAGCCACAAGAAATTAAAACCTAGTGGCAAGAAACAAGGAGGAGTTGATGCTAAGTTTTCAAACAAATTGTTCAAGAGCTGTAGTACTTTGCTTGAGAAATTAATGAAGCACAAACATGGCTGGGTGTTTAATAAACCTGTTGATCCACTTGCCCTTGGCTTACATGATTACTTTGACATCATTAAGCATCCAATGGATTTGGAAACTGTAAAATCACGTCTGGATAAAAACTGGTATAATTCTCCAATGGAGTTTGCAGAAGATGTAAGACTCACATTTCACAATGCTATGACATATAACCCAAAAGGGCAAGATGTTCATGCCATGGCAGAGCTTCTGTTaaatttttttcaagaaaaatggaaACTCATAGAAGCAGATTTTATCCGTGAGTCTAAGCTTGCAGTAAATAATGAAATTGTTTtgccacctccacctccacctccacctgCTCCAACCATTGATCCTAAACCAAAGCCTATGAATCCTTCTACCATGGGTAGAACTCCTTCTTCAAAGAAACCAAAGGCTAAGgaactcaacaaaagggaaatGACATATGATGAGAAGCAAAAGCTTAGTATGGACCTTCAGAATCTGCCTTCTGAAAAGCTAGA
The genomic region above belongs to Lactuca sativa cultivar Salinas chromosome 4, Lsat_Salinas_v11, whole genome shotgun sequence and contains:
- the LOC111914683 gene encoding transcription factor GTE4 isoform X2 is translated as MGSRVPPGNGGSKFGFRRQENRVTIQLTSKSKQEMREIKRKLVSELELVKRLVKKIEEVGSRPLNQLSISVLENTQGTTTSENVEKEKRTPKANQFYRKSDFLLARDRIPATESHKKLKPSGKKQGGVDAKFSNKLFKSCSTLLEKLMKHKHGWVFNKPVDPLALGLHDYFDIIKHPMDLETVKSRLDKNWYNSPMEFAEDVRLTFHNAMTYNPKGQDVHAMAELLLNFFQEKWKLIEADFIRESKLAVNNEIVLPPPPPPPPAPTIDPKPKPMNPSTMGRTPSSKKPKAKELNKREMTYDEKQKLSMDLQNLPSEKLDNVVQIIKKRNPSLSQKDDEIEVDIDTFDTETLWELDRFVTNYKKGLSKNKRKADFPNQETMEVEPNVQENIPQPIVVDAFKEADETDVQMEKKVEEEVAQGDNKSSSSSSSSSVSGSSSSDSDSDSSSGAGSDAGHSSKA
- the LOC111914683 gene encoding transcription factor GTE4 isoform X1; its protein translation is MNSEKIFSRKSFKGLNNKKKKNSTPAHSSNLASEDANPSQVLVMGSRVPPGNGGSKFGFRRQENRVTIQLTSKSKQEMREIKRKLVSELELVKRLVKKIEEVGSRPLNQLSISVLENTQGTTTSENVEKEKRTPKANQFYRKSDFLLARDRIPATESHKKLKPSGKKQGGVDAKFSNKLFKSCSTLLEKLMKHKHGWVFNKPVDPLALGLHDYFDIIKHPMDLETVKSRLDKNWYNSPMEFAEDVRLTFHNAMTYNPKGQDVHAMAELLLNFFQEKWKLIEADFIRESKLAVNNEIVLPPPPPPPPAPTIDPKPKPMNPSTMGRTPSSKKPKAKELNKREMTYDEKQKLSMDLQNLPSEKLDNVVQIIKKRNPSLSQKDDEIEVDIDTFDTETLWELDRFVTNYKKGLSKNKRKADFPNQETMEVEPNVQENIPQPIVVDAFKEADETDVQMEKKVEEEVAQGDNKSSSSSSSSSVSGSSSSDSDSDSSSGAGSDAGHSSKA